From the Desulfofundulus luciae genome, one window contains:
- a CDS encoding sulfite exporter TauE/SafE family protein, whose translation MSIFLPIAGVQMSVYMVLGLGGLVGLLSGLFGVGGGFLLTPLLMMAGIPPAVAAASDTNQIVAASISGTCAHLQAGNVDFKLGLIMVAGGLAGGTAGTALVRLLRQMGNFEFTLKIVYVIMLLVIGSFMFMESFNALRKKGTAPQTQVNKSRESSLLNRLPLKAYFPVSGIECSMISLFGLGFLIGVLAALMGVGGGFIMLPVMIYILGIPTLKAVGTSLFTVLFTAANVTLVQAMVNRTVDVILALLLLLGSAVGAQLGARIGRRLKAEQLRIVFSLIVLGVMVKMAHDLLATPSSLIVLGGGH comes from the coding sequence ATGAGCATTTTTTTGCCCATCGCCGGCGTACAAATGAGCGTTTACATGGTACTGGGACTGGGCGGCCTGGTCGGCCTGTTATCCGGCCTGTTCGGGGTGGGCGGAGGTTTTTTGTTAACTCCTCTTTTAATGATGGCCGGAATACCACCGGCAGTGGCCGCGGCCAGCGACACCAACCAGATTGTGGCTGCCTCCATTTCGGGAACCTGCGCCCACCTGCAGGCCGGCAACGTCGATTTTAAGCTGGGACTGATCATGGTTGCCGGAGGACTTGCCGGCGGCACTGCCGGCACGGCATTGGTCCGCCTTTTAAGACAGATGGGAAATTTTGAATTTACCCTGAAAATCGTTTATGTAATCATGCTCCTGGTCATAGGCAGCTTCATGTTCATGGAAAGCTTTAACGCCCTGCGAAAAAAAGGAACTGCTCCCCAAACACAGGTTAACAAATCCCGGGAGTCGTCCCTGCTCAACCGCCTCCCCCTGAAAGCTTATTTCCCGGTTTCCGGGATTGAGTGCTCCATGATCTCACTGTTCGGGCTGGGTTTTCTCATTGGCGTACTGGCAGCTTTAATGGGCGTCGGCGGCGGGTTTATCATGCTCCCGGTGATGATCTACATCCTGGGTATTCCAACATTAAAGGCCGTGGGCACCAGTTTGTTTACGGTGCTATTTACTGCCGCCAATGTCACCCTGGTCCAGGCCATGGTAAACAGAACGGTGGACGTAATCCTGGCTCTCCTGCTACTTCTGGGGTCGGCCGTCGGCGCCCAGTTGGGGGCACGCATTGGCCGCAGGTTAAAGGCAGAACAGTTGCGCATCGTTTTTTCCCTGATTGTGCTGGGAGTAATGGTCAAAATGGCTCACGACCTGCTGGCCACTCCCTCCAGCCTGATTGTACTGGGAGGTGGGCATTAA